The following are encoded together in the Primulina tabacum isolate GXHZ01 chromosome 18, ASM2559414v2, whole genome shotgun sequence genome:
- the LOC142532183 gene encoding protein MEI2-like 6 yields the protein MDFRKKGNLGYAFVNFTTAIAANKFKKILQNFKWETVKSDSGSFISKKICEITWARIQGKEVYTRRFKNSEFACRELDFLPVVLDPPRNGSDPNPCPPLVLGNIQLQRRFSR from the exons ATGGATTTTAG AAAGAAGGGTAACTTGGGATACGCATTTGTTAACTTTACGACTGCCATTGCTGCGAACAAGTTCAAGAAAATTCTGCAAAATTTCAAGTGGGAAACCGTCAAGAGTGACAGCGGGTCTTTTATATCCAAGAAAATTTGTGAAATCACTTGGGCAAGAATCCAG GGCAAAGAAGTCTATACGAGAAGATTTAAAAACTCCGAATTTGCTTGTCGCGAATTGGATTTTCTGCCAGTAGTTCTGGATCCACCTCGAAACGGATCCGACCCAAATCCTTGCCCGCCACTGGTTCTTGGAAATATACAGCTTCAACGCCGGTTTTCGAGATAG